One region of Daphnia pulicaria isolate SC F1-1A chromosome 7, SC_F0-13Bv2, whole genome shotgun sequence genomic DNA includes:
- the LOC124349666 gene encoding neurogenic locus notch homolog protein 3-like has protein sequence MAGKLFNVFVIVLLLGIFALATEASTGGKPLKKKSVPEKTGNKYSFSDDDELMFADQSGDGPDDNESIDELDPDFSVDGLPDLNELLPEGEIDAVIPTRRPAYRPPATVKPPCGQAGKPCQSANRPPCQAGRPCQNANPPQSANPPKPCQSAGRPCSQAKPQPCQSGRPCTQAKPTPCKTSKPCPSVKPPPCQTGRRCQTARRPCYSKRTCQTKRPCQTKRLCQSPAPIIPPAFSPTVVCGKSYYCRKGYQGPCNRNEIFTPNPIAIARPIQPTCPSIGIISTGCISSKNPLPVKSVSSNPGYCAIRYTQKPCYGYPSTFRYCQNTKLCYPTSPTPIISRSKLVVPSPCPVDQFFTAVDLSYGFCRCSRPNYVRCQKTNRCYPAYTKGTCSIGQWMVPYGNQGLSTCQICPCPSKADGRHIYWSGQFGRPGCYKSQTRGPCRQGMRFVISDILTGSSRCVPNYSMIRKQPSSGYNSLMNDWNLFYGGLTR, from the exons ATGGCCGGTAAGTTGTTCAACGTTTTTGTTATTGTGCTGTTGCTGGGCATTTTCGCCCTTGCCACCGAAGCTTCGACAGGCGGGAAACcgttgaagaagaaatcagTTCCGGAAAAAACTGGCAACAAATATTCCTTCTCCGACGATGACGAATTAATGTTCGCCGATCAGAGTGGCGACGGTCCAGATGACAATGAATCGATTGACGAGCTCGACCCTGATTTTTCGGTTGACGGGTTACCGGACCTTAACGAGCTCTTACCCGAAGGAGAAATAGATGCGGTGATACCAACACGGAGACCCGCCTACCGGCCACCAGCAACAGTTAAACCTCCTTGCGGCCAAGCCGGTAAACCTTGCCAATCTGCGAATCGTCCGCCTTGCCAAGCCGGTAGACCTTGCCAAAATGCGAATCCTCCGCAATCTGCGAATCCTCCCAAGCCTTGCCAATCTGCTGGCAGACCTTGTTCACAGGCGAAACCTCAACCATGCCAATCCGGAAGGCCCTGCACACAGGCGAAACCGACGCCATGCAAAACCAGTAAACCCTGCCCGTCGGTCAAACCTCCGCCATGCCAAACCGGTAGACGTTGCCAGACGGCCAGGCGTCCGTGTTATTCGAAACGCACCTGTCAAACTAAACGTCCATGTCAAACCAAGCGTCTATGCCAGTCACCTGCGCCCATTATACCACCGGCATTCAGCCCTACGGTTGT GTGTGGAAAATCCTATTACTGTCGCAAAGGTTACCAAGGACCTTGTAACAGAAATGAAATCTTTACTCCGAATCCCATTGCCATTGCACGACCTATCCAACCCACATGTCCTTCGATTGGGATTATTTCAACAGGTTGCATCTCATCTAAAAATCCGTTGCCTGTCAAATCCGTCTCAAGCAATCCCGGATATTGTGCCATTCGCTACACACAAAAGCCGTGCTACGGCTATCCATC GACCTTTCGCTATTGCCAGAATACAAAGCTGTGCTATCCGACTTCTCCCACTCCAATTATCTCACG AAGTAAGTTGGTCGTTCCGAGCCCATGTCCGGTCGATCAGTTTTTCACCGCAGTGGATCTTTCTTACGGCTTTTGCCGTTGCAGTCGACCCAACTATGTCAGGTGTCAAAAAACCAACCGCTGCTACCCAGCGTACACCAAG ggcACCTGTTCTATCGGCCAATGGATGGTTccttacggaaatcaaggcttatCCACCTGCCAAATCTGTCCATGCCCGTCAAAGGCTGACGGCCGTCACATTTATTGGAGCGGACAGTTCGGAAGACCGGGCTGCTACAAGTCGCAAACTCGTGGTCCTTGCCGTCAGGGCATGCGTTTTGTGATTAGCGATATTCTCACGGGCTCCTCACGTTGTGTGCCAAATTATTCTATGATACGGAAGCAGCCGAGTTCGGGTTACAACTCGTTAATGAATGACTGGAACTTGTTTTACGGTGGCTTGACCCGTTAA
- the LOC124349898 gene encoding extensin-like, which produces MMKFILFAALLVIAAGDNNNQAADSQVNYPPQPYSYSYNVLDEESNNDFIHSEKTDGKVTTGSYRVSLPDGRTQFVTYKADENGFTANVEYEGEAHHPDGYVAPPTPSFQAPAALPYSAPAASNTKVREAPSYNEASSSAVPVAKEPAPPAPVAPKTQDAPANKEPTASALKTRDAPSYKESSTPSYKDSVTTYSPPSPPAYNPPSPPAYNPPSPPAYNPPSPPAYSQPAAPAYQAPSPPAYNPPSYQASAATPYQAPAYKAPAYRSPPPTYRAQSPPSYRSPAPPTYGFTPIGPTPLAYRG; this is translated from the exons ATGATGAAG TTTATTCTCTTCGCCGCTTTGCTTGTCATCGCTGCCggtgacaacaacaaccaagccGCGGATTCTCAAGTCAACTAT CCTCCTCAACCGTATAGCTATTCCTACAATGTACTAGACGAAGAATCAAACAACGATTTTATCCATTCTGAGAAAACCGATGGCAAAGTGACCACCGGCTCTTACCGGGTCTCACTACCCGATGGGCGCACCCAGTTTGTTACCTACAAAGCCGACGAGAATGGCTTTACTGCTAACGTCGAGTACGAAGGTGAGGCCCATCATCCTGATGGGTATGTTGCACCTCCTACACCGTCATTCCAGGCACCAGCCGCACTTCCGTACTCAGCTCCTGCTGCATCAAACACCAAAGTACGTGAAGCTCCTTCCTACAACGAAGCTTCATCTTCAGCAGTGCCGGTTGCAAAGGAACCAGCCCCACCAGCCCCAGTTGCCCCTAAGACTCAAGATGCGCCTGCCAACAAGGAGCCTACCGCTTCGGCTCTCAAAACTCGTGATGCTCCTTCCTACAAAGAATCCTCCACGCCGTCCTACAAGGATTCTGTTACAACTTACAGTCCTCCTTCTCCACCTGCTTACAATCCTCCTTCTCCACCTGCTTACAATCCCCCTTCCCCACCTGCTTACAATCCCCCTTCCCCACCAGCATATAGCCAGCCTGCTGCTCCAGCTTACCAGGCTCCTTCTCCACCAGCATACAATCCTCCGTCTTACCAGGCTTCTGCCGCAACACCATATCAAGCTCCTGCATACAAGGCTCCTGCCTACAGGTCTCCTCCACCAACCTATAGAGCTCAATCTCCACCTTCATATCGATCCCCAGCTCCTCCTACCTACGGCTTTACCCCTATTGGCCCTACCCCACTCGCTTATAGAGGCTAA
- the LOC124348536 gene encoding neuropeptide SIFamide receptor-like produces MDYPLDFLSENGTDWPELSTPPTSWYRYNVWVSGALCTAYGLVFCAGLIGNLLVAVVVLRGSRTMRRCVTNLFLVNLAFADLLVVLACLPFTLVAHLIYPWVMGSIICKLVPYLQGVSVSASVYTLVAVAVERYWSISSPWKKRLSSKCCRVIIGLIWIGSAIITLPWLVVFRQDYVSETLVCTEIWPDPLMGDTYYAVAHLTLCYVLPLVIIAACYALICRQIWCRQIPGSGEQGPPNHHHRCHHYNNNRRRYNGVGGRLNLHRAKIRALRMLGVVVAAFALSWFPLYATFTRLKFAKSMSEPEAEFWEMIMPVAQWLSSANSCVNPLFCSVLTASPMVEDI; encoded by the exons ATGGATTATCCGTTGGATTTTCTCAGTGAGAATGGAACCGATTGGCCGGAATTGTCGACTCCGCCAACTTCGTGGTATCGTTACAATGTGTGGGTAAGTGGAGCTCTTTGCACAGCCTACGGCCTCGTCTTCTGCGCCGGCCTAATAG gTAATCTTCTGGTGGCTGTCGTCGTCCTTCGTGGAAGCCGAACAATGCGGAGATGTGTCACTAATTTGTTCCTAGTCAATTTAGCCTTTGCCGATCTATTGGTGGTCCTCGCCTGTTTGCCGTTCACCCTAGTCGCACACCTAATATACC CTTGGGTGATGGGCTCCATCATTTGCAAATTGGTGCCGTACCTGCAGGGAGTCAGCGTGAGTGCCTCGGTTTACACGCTGGTGGCCGTGGCCGTCGAGCGCTACTGGTCCATCTCGTCGCCGTGGAAGAAACGGTTGAGCTCCAAGTGCTGTCGGGTCATCATTGGCCTCATCTGGATCGGATCCGCAATTATAACTCTTCCGTGGCTGGTCGTCTTCCGCCAGGATTACGTGTCCGAAACGCTG GTTTGTACAGAAATATGGCCAGATCCGCTGATGGGAGATACTTACTACGCCGTGGCTCACCTGACCCTTTGCTACGTCCTGCCGCTGGTCATCATCGCCGCCTGTTACGCTTTAATCTGCAGGCAAATTTGGTGTCGTCAGATTCCCGGCAGCGGCGAGCAGGGGCCCCCCAATCATCACCACCGGTGTCACcattacaacaacaaccggagACGATACAATGGCGTGGGTGGTCGACTCAACTTGCACAGGGCCAAAATACGAGCTCTCAGGATGTTGGGCGTCGTCGTCGCAGCTTTCGCGCTCTCCTGGTTCCCGCTCTACGCCACTTTCACGCGTTTAAAATTCGCCAAGAGCATGAGCGAGCCCGAGGCTGAATTCTGGGAAATGATCATGCCCGTGGCACAATGGCTCAGCAGTGCAAACAGTTGCGTCAATCCGCTTTT CTGCTCTGTTCTGACGGCATCGCCGATGGTGGAGGACATCTAG
- the LOC124349512 gene encoding vitamin K-dependent gamma-carboxylase-like isoform X2, which produces MVLDIHIERGFAEVDHRFGDFTQCHFPLFDFVKPLTFQWMCMLYLLMWLGACGIMLGYNFKLSCLSFSVPYWYVLLLDKTSWNNHSYLYGLLSILLLFSSANHYCSIDAWIDPNIRNKPVPNWNYILVKFQIFLLYFYAGVKKMDPEWLGGYSMRNLGSHQVFTPFTVFLSEETIEYYMVHLGGFILDLTVGFWLLWPKSRPLALFFATSFHMMNAQLFTIGMFPYVCLATLPVFCDDDWPKRWIAGCPGLLRKCLPDATKITNVCDSPVEKRGKNSSFKLTLMGLYVVTQLALPWSHSVTQGYNNWTNGLYGYSWDMMVHAWETMHVVVTVKDKTTGRINYLDTEVFVRNDKWVGHADMIYQYAHCVKDRLGAVNMTDVAIYVDVWRSLNGRFQQRLIDPRVNLLEAEWSPFRPTPWLMPLLTELSAWRQKLNQLERTVFDWSDSSRVAFVADFPGLSMDNYVPAGVTNATIQVLEGQVELSIENGTRSYLNVNDTASLPSSVMHRITTTSNIPACYMYTFVGPSSDSPSANASSRNAKTPQSTTHEDVSLMTPFAKSLALVGQSLLNLVFGIPLVMHNKTRKLPLCTHTVKLLTVFQGDVESTPTRCRSVPCRVVTSPAVRAGCCGNECEEASRNLELRQQQQQQQWCCR; this is translated from the exons ATGGTTCTAGACATCCATATTGAGCGTGGCTTTGCAGAAGTGGACCACAGGTTTGGTGATTTCACGCAATGCCATTTCCCCTTATTTGATTTCGTCAAGCCGCTGACTTTTCAGTGGATGTGTATGCTTTACCTGCTCATGTGGTTGG GGGCTTGTGGGATCATGTTGGGATATAATTTCAAACTGAGCTGTCTCAGTTTCAGCGTTCCCTATTGGTATGTCCTGTTATTAGATAAAACCTCTTGGAACAATCATTCATATCTCTACGGACTTCTGTCCATACTTTTGCTGTTTTCGTCAGCCAATCACTACTG TTCAATTGATGCATGGATCGATCCCAACATTAGAAACAAACCTGTGCCAAACTGGAACTACATTCTAGTCAAATTCCAGATATTCCTACTCTATTTTTATGCCGGTGTCAAGAAGATGGACCCAGAGTGGCTGGGTGGCTATTCCATGAGGAATCTTGGCAGCCACCAAGTTTTCACACCTTTcac AGTCTTTCTAAGTGAAGAAACCATCGAATATTACATGGTGCATCTCGGAGGTTTCATTTTGGACCTGACTGTCGGTTTCTGGTTGTTGTGGCCGAAATCGCGGCCTTTGGCTTTATTTTTTGCTACTTCATTCCACATGATGAATGCACAACTTTTTACGATAG gaatGTTCCCTTACGTTTGTCTGGCCACATTACCTGTGTTTTGTGACGATGACTGGCCAAAACGTTGGATCGCTGGATGCCCTGGGCTGCTGCGCAAATGTCTTCCAGACGCCACAAAGATAACTAATGTTTGTGATTCTCCGGTCGAAAAACGCGGCAAGAATTCATCCTTCAAACTAACTCTGATGGGTCTCTACGTCGTAACTCAATTGGCTCTTCCCTGGTCGCACTCGGTCACTCAG ggcTACAACAACTGGACCAATGGTCTTTACGGCTACTCTTGGGACATGATGGTCCACGCTTGGGAGACGATGCACGTCGTAGTGACGGTGAAAGATAAAACCACTGGACGAATCAACTACCTTGACACTGAG GTTTTCGTGAGGAACGACAAATGGGTTGGTCATGCTGATATG atttatcAGTACGCTCATTGCGTCAAGGATCGCTTGGGGGCGGTCAACATGACCGATGTAGCCATTTACGTCGATGTCTGGCGTTCGTTGAACGGCCGCTTCCAACAGAGATTGATAGATCCACGCGTCAACTTGCTCGAGGCCGAATGGTCGCCTTTTCGGCCTACTCCTTGGCTCATGCCGCTCCTGACGGAACTGTCGGCCTGGCGGCAGAAACTCAACCAATTGGAGCGCACCGTTTTTGACTGGTCAGATTCCTCACGAGTCGCCTTTGTGGCTGATTTCCCAG GTTTGTCCATGGACAATTACGTGCCGGCTGGTGTGACCAACGCGACTATCCAGGTGTTGGAGGGCCAGGTGGAGTTATCGATCGAAAACGGGACTCGATCGTATCTGAATGTCAACGATACGGCGTCTCTACCGTCGAGCGTCATGCACAGAATCACGACGACTTCCAACATTCCGGCTTGTTACATGTACACCTTCGTCGGGCCTTCCAGCGATTCGCCATCAGCCAACGCATCGAGCAGGAATGCCAAAACGCCACAGTCGACCACCCATGAAGATGTTTCTCTGATGACACCCTTCGCCAAATCTTTAGCTCTTGTTGGCCAGAGTCTACTCAATCTAGTCTTCGGTATTCCACTCGTGATGCACAACaa GACTAGAAAGCTACCTCTATGTACACACACTGTGAAATTGTTGACAGTTTTCCAGGGGGATGTCGAATCTACACCCACTCGTTGCCGTAGCGTGCCGTGCCGTGTTGTGACGTCGCCTGCGGTGAGGGCTGGATGTTGTGGAAACGAGTGCGAAGAGGCGAGCAGAAACCTTGAactccggcagcagcagcagcagcagcagtggtgtTGCCGTTAA
- the LOC124349512 gene encoding vitamin K-dependent gamma-carboxylase-like isoform X1 — protein sequence MTAPRAIINKLGMFLDKCHQAAWRLKDPSNLAVTRILFGFLMVLDIHIERGFAEVDHRFGDFTQCHFPLFDFVKPLTFQWMCMLYLLMWLGACGIMLGYNFKLSCLSFSVPYWYVLLLDKTSWNNHSYLYGLLSILLLFSSANHYCSIDAWIDPNIRNKPVPNWNYILVKFQIFLLYFYAGVKKMDPEWLGGYSMRNLGSHQVFTPFTVFLSEETIEYYMVHLGGFILDLTVGFWLLWPKSRPLALFFATSFHMMNAQLFTIGMFPYVCLATLPVFCDDDWPKRWIAGCPGLLRKCLPDATKITNVCDSPVEKRGKNSSFKLTLMGLYVVTQLALPWSHSVTQGYNNWTNGLYGYSWDMMVHAWETMHVVVTVKDKTTGRINYLDTEVFVRNDKWVGHADMIYQYAHCVKDRLGAVNMTDVAIYVDVWRSLNGRFQQRLIDPRVNLLEAEWSPFRPTPWLMPLLTELSAWRQKLNQLERTVFDWSDSSRVAFVADFPGLSMDNYVPAGVTNATIQVLEGQVELSIENGTRSYLNVNDTASLPSSVMHRITTTSNIPACYMYTFVGPSSDSPSANASSRNAKTPQSTTHEDVSLMTPFAKSLALVGQSLLNLVFGIPLVMHNKTRKLPLCTHTVKLLTVFQGDVESTPTRCRSVPCRVVTSPAVRAGCCGNECEEASRNLELRQQQQQQQWCCR from the exons ATGACGGCTCCGAGAGCCATCATCAACAAACTCGGAATGTTTTTAGACAAATGCCATCAGGCTGCGTGGCGATTGAAAGATCCTTCCAATTTGGCCGTGACTCGTATACTCTTTG GGTTTCTTATGGTTCTAGACATCCATATTGAGCGTGGCTTTGCAGAAGTGGACCACAGGTTTGGTGATTTCACGCAATGCCATTTCCCCTTATTTGATTTCGTCAAGCCGCTGACTTTTCAGTGGATGTGTATGCTTTACCTGCTCATGTGGTTGG GGGCTTGTGGGATCATGTTGGGATATAATTTCAAACTGAGCTGTCTCAGTTTCAGCGTTCCCTATTGGTATGTCCTGTTATTAGATAAAACCTCTTGGAACAATCATTCATATCTCTACGGACTTCTGTCCATACTTTTGCTGTTTTCGTCAGCCAATCACTACTG TTCAATTGATGCATGGATCGATCCCAACATTAGAAACAAACCTGTGCCAAACTGGAACTACATTCTAGTCAAATTCCAGATATTCCTACTCTATTTTTATGCCGGTGTCAAGAAGATGGACCCAGAGTGGCTGGGTGGCTATTCCATGAGGAATCTTGGCAGCCACCAAGTTTTCACACCTTTcac AGTCTTTCTAAGTGAAGAAACCATCGAATATTACATGGTGCATCTCGGAGGTTTCATTTTGGACCTGACTGTCGGTTTCTGGTTGTTGTGGCCGAAATCGCGGCCTTTGGCTTTATTTTTTGCTACTTCATTCCACATGATGAATGCACAACTTTTTACGATAG gaatGTTCCCTTACGTTTGTCTGGCCACATTACCTGTGTTTTGTGACGATGACTGGCCAAAACGTTGGATCGCTGGATGCCCTGGGCTGCTGCGCAAATGTCTTCCAGACGCCACAAAGATAACTAATGTTTGTGATTCTCCGGTCGAAAAACGCGGCAAGAATTCATCCTTCAAACTAACTCTGATGGGTCTCTACGTCGTAACTCAATTGGCTCTTCCCTGGTCGCACTCGGTCACTCAG ggcTACAACAACTGGACCAATGGTCTTTACGGCTACTCTTGGGACATGATGGTCCACGCTTGGGAGACGATGCACGTCGTAGTGACGGTGAAAGATAAAACCACTGGACGAATCAACTACCTTGACACTGAG GTTTTCGTGAGGAACGACAAATGGGTTGGTCATGCTGATATG atttatcAGTACGCTCATTGCGTCAAGGATCGCTTGGGGGCGGTCAACATGACCGATGTAGCCATTTACGTCGATGTCTGGCGTTCGTTGAACGGCCGCTTCCAACAGAGATTGATAGATCCACGCGTCAACTTGCTCGAGGCCGAATGGTCGCCTTTTCGGCCTACTCCTTGGCTCATGCCGCTCCTGACGGAACTGTCGGCCTGGCGGCAGAAACTCAACCAATTGGAGCGCACCGTTTTTGACTGGTCAGATTCCTCACGAGTCGCCTTTGTGGCTGATTTCCCAG GTTTGTCCATGGACAATTACGTGCCGGCTGGTGTGACCAACGCGACTATCCAGGTGTTGGAGGGCCAGGTGGAGTTATCGATCGAAAACGGGACTCGATCGTATCTGAATGTCAACGATACGGCGTCTCTACCGTCGAGCGTCATGCACAGAATCACGACGACTTCCAACATTCCGGCTTGTTACATGTACACCTTCGTCGGGCCTTCCAGCGATTCGCCATCAGCCAACGCATCGAGCAGGAATGCCAAAACGCCACAGTCGACCACCCATGAAGATGTTTCTCTGATGACACCCTTCGCCAAATCTTTAGCTCTTGTTGGCCAGAGTCTACTCAATCTAGTCTTCGGTATTCCACTCGTGATGCACAACaa GACTAGAAAGCTACCTCTATGTACACACACTGTGAAATTGTTGACAGTTTTCCAGGGGGATGTCGAATCTACACCCACTCGTTGCCGTAGCGTGCCGTGCCGTGTTGTGACGTCGCCTGCGGTGAGGGCTGGATGTTGTGGAAACGAGTGCGAAGAGGCGAGCAGAAACCTTGAactccggcagcagcagcagcagcagcagtggtgtTGCCGTTAA